TCTCTTTCATGAAAAGGGTCCTGCCTGTTCATAAACACGGTCATCTTCGGTATGTAATTTTTATCTCGCTGGTAGCTTTCCGGGTAAGGCCATGGCCACGCGGTGGACATCAGTGCATAGAAGCTTATATTCTTGATCTGATTGTACAATACCTGATGTACATGTCCGTGAAAGACTGTAACATTATCGAAGCGGCCTAGCTCCGTTTGTACTTTCTCCGCATCGTCCGTCCAAAAATTCCAAGGTTGATAAATTTTATAGAGAGGGGAATGGGAAAGAATCACAAGAGGTGTTTTGCTATCTACTTTTTCCAAATCTTTTTTTAACCAGGCAATTTGTTCGTCTCCCACCATAAAGGGAGATCCTTGAGGATTGTCCAGTCTTGCCATCTGATTCATTCTTTCTTCAGGGGTTTTCCATTTCCGAACCCAAGGCTCGTAAGTAAGAATACTATTCAATACTACGAAGTGAACGCCTTTGTGATCGAAAGAATATTGTAATTTGCTAATCTTATCTTCCCAATACTTTCCGAGATCCAGATAATAATCATGTTCTCCGATTACGAATTTGATAGGAACGTTCACTTTCGAAAGTAATTCCATTCCATGATCCAGTTCCTCTCTTTTGCCTAGTTGTGCCAAATCCCCTCCGAAGACCACAAAGTCAGGCTTGGGAAATAAAAGATTTACTGTCTCTATTGCTTTTTTCAGTCCGCTATCAAAGTTTCTTACGAAGGAAGTTCCTTTAATATGAGTTAAGTGGGGATCGGAGATAAAGGCAAACGTAAAACCTTCGTTTGATGCTCCTTTTTCTCTTCCACCGCCGCCACAGGCAATTTCCACAAGACTGATCGGAAGTACGGACGCTGCCAAAAGTCCTCCGGCCCCGCGTAGAAAGTCACTTCTATTCAATTTTCCTTCTTTCATAGATATCTCCTTGAAAAAATAAGATCTATTTATTGTTTGGTGATGGTAGTCCCGGCAATTTCGGGCTTGTTAATGTTTTTAGAAAAGCAACCAGATCCGATTTTTCCCCCGGGCTGAGTCCCAGAGGTCTGATTCCGCTACTTAAGAAAGGATTTTCCTCTCCTCCCTTATCATACAACTCGATGACTTGTTCCAAACTGTTTAAACTTCCGTCGTGCATATAGGGGGCAGTGAGAGTGATGTTTCGGAGGCCGGGAGTTTTGAAGGCACCTAAATCTTCGGTGTTTCCTGTGACTGCAAATCTACCCAATTCGGAGCTTTCCAGGTTTGTTAGAATCTCTTCATCGGTTTTTTTCGATCCTGATTTTTTTGCCTTAGCGGTTTCTTCTAAAATGATTTGCAAACGAGGTTGGATCTTTTTAAAACCGACTCCCAGATTGTGAAATTTATCATCAAAGAAAACAGCACTTGTATCGCCGATTGTATGACAATCCTGACATCGTCCTTTTCCGAGATAAACGGCGAGTCCCCGTATCGCGGCTGGAGAAATCGCATTTGTGTCCTTTCCGTAACGGTAACGATCAAATGGTGAATCACCGGAAATGATCGTTCTTTCGAAAGCTGCGATCGCTTTCGCAACATGATCAATCGTGACCAAGTTTTCATCTACTGAGAAAACTTTCTTAAATTTTGCAAGGTAATCCGAATCGGAACGAATTATTTTCAATAAATCTTCGTGACTGGAAAGTCCGTGTTCCACCGGATTTAACAAAGGGTCTTTGGATTGTCCTTCCAAATCAGGTCTTCTTCCATCCCAAAATTGTGTTTTGAGAAAGACCGCATTTAATACTGTAGGTGCATTCCTTGTGCCTGTTAGTTTTCGAATCCCTTGGGAAACTTTGAGCCCGTCCGTAAATGCTTTGTCTGGTTTATGGCAAGTAGCACAGGAAACAGTACCGTCGGAACTAAAACGAGTATCATTGTAGAGTTTTGCACCGAGTTCTATTTTCTCCCTGGAAGGGGGGTTGTCCTTGGGTATAGGGACATCCGGCAGACCCAAGATTCCGCTGGGAACATAAGAAAAGTCGTTCGCTCCTTTCGGAGTCTTATCTTCTTTACATCCGAAGAAAATCAGAAATGTAAGGAGAAGTCCCAACAGGGTAAAGACTTTCATCCTTCTAGAAAATTTCTTGAGTGAACTCATGGAAACCCTCTCTATACGAATCTCTTATTAAAGAGTTAGAATAACTCTAATTCTAAAATGAGTCAAGACCTGAAATAGAAACGGTGGGATCTTGCGTTTTTATAAATGATTTGAAAAATGTCCGCTTTAACGGAAAATTAGGTGGTATTTTTTCAGTATATTAGAAAATACTGATTTAGGGCAAACTTTGTTTCTTGAAAATATTTACAAAATACTCATTATCCTGGATTTTTTTGTAGAAGAAAATAATTTCAAATTTTGATTTTTTTTTCTTTATTTGTTTTTTTATAGCCAGCTCATTTTATATGAGCCGAAAACCCAACATTGTTCTTTTATTGCGGAAAAAAAAGAACATCCGCCATTTATTAGCGGATGTTAAGTGTAAGTATTCGGAAGTTCTAGAATTATTGTACGCCGATTTTCAAGGATTCTGGTTTCGAACTACCTTCTTTCAAAGGAACGGAAAGTTGTAAAATTCCGTTTTCGTATTTCGCTATTATTTTTTCTCTGTCTACTGCCTCAGGAAGCGTGAATGAGCGGTTAAATGAAGAATAATTATATTCCCGTTTGCTGTAGTGTTTATCTTCTTCTTTCGTATCAGTTTTCTTTTCGGCTTTAATTGTAAGCAAATCGCCGTCGATATCTATTTTGAAATCCTTTTTATCAAGACCCGGAACTGCAAGTTCCATTTTGTAACCTGTGGCTGATTTACTAACATTGACAGCCGGTATATGATGGATCCAATCTTTATGAAACAATTCGTTCCAGTTATGGAAAAAATGTTCCAAGTTATTTAGATTGTGAAAAGGATCGATAGATTTAGTTAAGCTACTCATAAAATGGTTCTCCAAATTTGTAATTTCCTTTCTATTAACATTTCTACGATAAATTGTCAATGGTAGGTAAGGAATCCGACGTAAATTCAAAGCGATCTGCAAATTTACAGGATTACCCGCAATAAGTTGCGATGTGAGTAAATTTATTTTTTTTGAATTCGAGTCGTCTAAATCCTCTGCCAGTGTATTTTTTGTTCTATATTGCATTGAGTTTGAGCTTGGTATAAAGAATGGAAAATATAAATAAGATAATCCCCCCCCTCGAATCAGAATTGAGTCAGGCAAAATCAAAGATTAAATATTTAGAATTTTTTACGAATTTATATGATGATTCGTATTCATTATCGAAAGTAGTCTTCATCGTTTTGGAAAAAATGATGGAACTTCATCAATGGAATTATGCTGAAGGTTGGGTTTCTGATTCTTCCAAAGGATCTTTTTTATTGGAAGCAACTTTATTTTCTGAAAAAGAGAAAAAACTGGAACAATCGAATCCGGATTCTTCCGAACTGACAAGAGCTTTTGATTCCTATTTTGATTCGGATGAAATAGTTTGGAGAAACATACCTGAAAACCATTACTCGGATGATTTTTCATTTTTCCGAAATATGAAATCCGTCTTTGAAATACCCGTCTTTGATAACAAAGCAAAAAAATGCGTGTTGCTGTTTTATTCATTGGAAGGAGTTCAGGAAAATCTCGTTGAGTTTATACATTATGCAGAATTCATAAAAAAGAATTTGTGGAGAATAATTGAAAGCAAAAAAAACAAGCAGTTGTTAATTGAAAATGAAAGTTTACTCAGGCAAATACTGAAAAACATGCCGGTGTTATTTATGGAAACGGATCATTTAATAAGCCCTATCTCATGGAACACCGAATGTGAGAATGTATTCGGATATAAAGAAAACGAGGTAATTGGAAAAGAACAGTTTTTAATAAAAAATCTTTTGAATCCGCAAATGAATCATTTCTCCCCCCGAGTTGATTCTAGAATATTCGATTCCGATTTTAAAAATTGGGAATTGGATTTATTTGCCAAAAATGGAAAATCAAAAACAATTTCCTTATCGAACCTGTCTTCGGAATTTCCCGTATCCGGCTTGAGAAAATGGTTTATCGGGATTGATATCACCCGAACCAAGGAAATCGAACGGGAGCTAAAAAGTTCCCTGAAAGAACTCTCCGATTTTCAAACTGCATTGAATACAGTTTCGATTGTTGCAATCACGGATAAAGCGGGAACCATTATCTATGTGAATCAGAATTTCTGCAAAATCAGCGGATATTCCAGAGACGAATTGTTAGGACACAATCATCGCATCATCAACTCAGGATATCATTCGAAAGATTTTTTCAAAGATTTATGGAAAACTATTTCTCAAGGAAAAATCTGGAA
The nucleotide sequence above comes from Leptospira kobayashii. Encoded proteins:
- a CDS encoding cytochrome-c peroxidase, whose translation is MKVFTLLGLLLTFLIFFGCKEDKTPKGANDFSYVPSGILGLPDVPIPKDNPPSREKIELGAKLYNDTRFSSDGTVSCATCHKPDKAFTDGLKVSQGIRKLTGTRNAPTVLNAVFLKTQFWDGRRPDLEGQSKDPLLNPVEHGLSSHEDLLKIIRSDSDYLAKFKKVFSVDENLVTIDHVAKAIAAFERTIISGDSPFDRYRYGKDTNAISPAAIRGLAVYLGKGRCQDCHTIGDTSAVFFDDKFHNLGVGFKKIQPRLQIILEETAKAKKSGSKKTDEEILTNLESSELGRFAVTGNTEDLGAFKTPGLRNITLTAPYMHDGSLNSLEQVIELYDKGGEENPFLSSGIRPLGLSPGEKSDLVAFLKTLTSPKLPGLPSPNNK
- a CDS encoding Hsp20/alpha crystallin family protein — translated: MPDSILIRGGGLSYLYFPFFIPSSNSMQYRTKNTLAEDLDDSNSKKINLLTSQLIAGNPVNLQIALNLRRIPYLPLTIYRRNVNRKEITNLENHFMSSLTKSIDPFHNLNNLEHFFHNWNELFHKDWIHHIPAVNVSKSATGYKMELAVPGLDKKDFKIDIDGDLLTIKAEKKTDTKEEDKHYSKREYNYSSFNRSFTLPEAVDREKIIAKYENGILQLSVPLKEGSSKPESLKIGVQ
- a CDS encoding PAS domain S-box protein, whose amino-acid sequence is MMELHQWNYAEGWVSDSSKGSFLLEATLFSEKEKKLEQSNPDSSELTRAFDSYFDSDEIVWRNIPENHYSDDFSFFRNMKSVFEIPVFDNKAKKCVLLFYSLEGVQENLVEFIHYAEFIKKNLWRIIESKKNKQLLIENESLLRQILKNMPVLFMETDHLISPISWNTECENVFGYKENEVIGKEQFLIKNLLNPQMNHFSPRVDSRIFDSDFKNWELDLFAKNGKSKTISLSNLSSEFPVSGLRKWFIGIDITRTKEIERELKSSLKELSDFQTALNTVSIVAITDKAGTIIYVNQNFCKISGYSRDELLGHNHRIINSGYHSKDFFKDLWKTISQGKIWKGEIKNKAKDGRFYWVDTTISPIMDENGKPYQYLAIRNDITERKETEEKARHAENNLKILQDRMSPHFLFNTLSIIHSYLQTNPEMADSAILMLADNYRFLTDQANKQLVPFDIEWEFMENYLKLLRLRFSDFIEIEVNKKGDFRKCQLPPLSLQPLVENSYLHGLRNKKGKGLISVNAYIEGTKTHIIIRDNGVGIKAEDTYSRSISNISERLKFYLYESEVKIENHPEGGAVVTVSFEKPKNEELSHLIQND
- a CDS encoding metallophosphoesterase family protein, giving the protein MKEGKLNRSDFLRGAGGLLAASVLPISLVEIACGGGGREKGASNEGFTFAFISDPHLTHIKGTSFVRNFDSGLKKAIETVNLLFPKPDFVVFGGDLAQLGKREELDHGMELLSKVNVPIKFVIGEHDYYLDLGKYWEDKISKLQYSFDHKGVHFVVLNSILTYEPWVRKWKTPEERMNQMARLDNPQGSPFMVGDEQIAWLKKDLEKVDSKTPLVILSHSPLYKIYQPWNFWTDDAEKVQTELGRFDNVTVFHGHVHQVLYNQIKNISFYALMSTAWPWPYPESYQRDKNYIPKMTVFMNRQDPFHERDGTGWAFVNMENGREEMHYKLWENKDRVVKYDDKAGHPIDSEYQLPESRILPQTHY